The following proteins come from a genomic window of Geothrix edaphica:
- a CDS encoding 3-isopropylmalate dehydratase large subunit yields the protein MGMTVVEKILARAAGLPSVKVGDVVEPRVDLAMSHENAALVINQFHEVYEGTGLSAKVWDPSRIAIIFDHRVPAESPKTATNQKKIRGFVADHGITKFHDIRGDVGGICHQILPEYGYVRPGYVVVGTDSHTTSHGAMGAFSFGIGATEMASVWSLGIAVNIEVPATIKVVVHGEFPPFVGPKDLILHLIGKLTAQGANYKVLEFHGETIRKMSTSGRIAICNMSVEAGATSGIVPGDAETLRYLREEAGVTDPIPCVTPDLDASYVQTVEIDVTRLVPQIACPHMVDNVKPIGDVVGTRIQQIVIGSCTNGRLDDLAAAADILRGKKVAQGTRMLVFPASSKIFAQALDKGYVHDLMAAGAVVMNSGCGPCLGVHEGALGDHEKALSTTNRNFKGRMGNPTGEVYLCSPVVAAASAITGVITDPRKG from the coding sequence ATGGGCATGACGGTCGTCGAGAAGATTCTGGCCCGCGCGGCGGGCCTGCCGTCCGTGAAGGTCGGGGATGTGGTCGAGCCGCGGGTGGACCTCGCCATGTCCCACGAGAACGCTGCGCTGGTGATCAACCAGTTCCACGAGGTGTACGAAGGCACCGGGCTGAGCGCCAAGGTCTGGGATCCCTCCCGGATCGCCATCATCTTCGATCACCGCGTGCCGGCGGAATCGCCCAAGACGGCCACCAACCAGAAGAAGATCCGCGGCTTCGTGGCCGACCACGGCATCACCAAGTTCCACGACATCCGCGGCGATGTGGGCGGCATCTGCCACCAGATCCTGCCGGAGTACGGCTACGTCCGGCCGGGCTATGTGGTGGTGGGCACCGACTCCCACACCACCAGCCATGGGGCCATGGGCGCCTTCAGCTTCGGCATCGGCGCCACGGAGATGGCCTCGGTGTGGAGCCTGGGCATCGCCGTCAACATCGAGGTGCCCGCCACCATCAAGGTGGTGGTCCACGGCGAGTTCCCGCCCTTCGTTGGCCCCAAGGACCTCATCCTCCACCTCATCGGGAAGCTCACGGCCCAGGGCGCCAACTACAAGGTGCTGGAGTTCCACGGCGAGACCATCCGGAAGATGAGCACCAGCGGCCGCATCGCCATCTGCAACATGAGCGTGGAGGCCGGCGCCACCTCGGGCATCGTGCCCGGGGACGCGGAGACCCTGCGCTACCTGCGGGAGGAGGCAGGAGTCACCGATCCGATCCCCTGCGTCACGCCCGACCTGGATGCCAGCTACGTCCAGACGGTGGAGATCGACGTGACCAGGCTGGTGCCTCAGATCGCCTGCCCTCACATGGTGGACAACGTGAAGCCCATCGGCGACGTGGTGGGCACGCGGATCCAGCAGATCGTCATCGGCAGCTGCACCAACGGGCGGCTGGACGACCTGGCCGCCGCCGCCGACATCCTGCGGGGCAAGAAGGTGGCCCAGGGCACGCGCATGCTGGTGTTCCCGGCCTCGAGCAAGATCTTCGCGCAGGCCCTGGACAAGGGCTATGTCCACGACCTCATGGCGGCCGGCGCCGTGGTGATGAACTCCGGCTGCGGGCCCTGCCTGGGCGTCCACGAAGGCGCCCTGGGCGACCACGAGAAGGCCCTCAGCACCACCAACCGCAACTTCAAGGGCCGCATGGGCAATCCCACGGGCGAAGTCTACCTCTGCAGCCCCGTGGTGGCCGCGGCCTCGGCGATCACCGGCGTCATCACCGATCCGAGAAAGGGCTGA
- a CDS encoding CaiB/BaiF CoA transferase family protein codes for MSRKILDGIKVLDLTNVLSGPFTTLHLALLGAEVIKVENPKDGDLARKLGIVPELNKKLMGTSFLAQNCNKKSITLNTKSAEGKELFRKLVKDADVVVENFRPGVMDRLGIGYKSLAELNPRLIYCAISGFGQTGPDALKPAYDQIIQGLSGEMAVNGDERLSPLRTGFPVCDTVGGLNAAFAVMAALFHRERTGEGQAIDIALLDSIMPLMGWVAANLLIGGEQPVLMGNDNFTAAPSGTFRTQDGHINIAANKQEQWEAVCEVLEVPELKADPRFQERDTRKKNRKALTPLLEARLIQKPTGFWVMELNAKDVPSGEILGLEEALRQPQIAHRGVLQKVQAEGVGEIEVFGLTALFEKTPGSVDAPPPALGEHNAEVYGHLGLGTSDLAELKTKGVI; via the coding sequence ATGAGCAGGAAGATCCTCGACGGCATCAAGGTCCTGGACCTCACCAACGTCCTCTCCGGACCCTTCACCACCTTGCACCTGGCCCTCCTCGGGGCCGAGGTCATCAAGGTGGAGAACCCCAAGGATGGGGACTTGGCCCGCAAGCTGGGCATCGTGCCCGAGCTGAACAAGAAGCTCATGGGCACCAGCTTTCTGGCCCAGAACTGCAACAAGAAGTCGATCACCCTGAACACCAAGTCCGCCGAAGGCAAGGAACTGTTCCGGAAGCTGGTGAAGGACGCGGACGTGGTGGTGGAGAACTTCCGCCCCGGCGTCATGGACCGTCTGGGCATCGGCTACAAGAGCCTGGCGGAGCTCAACCCGCGGCTCATCTACTGCGCCATCTCCGGCTTCGGCCAGACGGGGCCGGACGCCCTCAAACCGGCCTACGATCAGATCATCCAGGGCCTGTCGGGCGAGATGGCCGTGAATGGCGATGAGCGCCTGAGCCCCCTGCGCACGGGCTTTCCCGTCTGCGACACCGTGGGCGGCCTGAACGCGGCCTTCGCCGTGATGGCGGCCCTCTTCCACCGCGAACGGACGGGAGAAGGGCAGGCCATCGACATCGCCCTGCTGGACAGCATCATGCCCCTCATGGGCTGGGTGGCGGCGAACCTGCTCATCGGCGGGGAGCAGCCCGTGCTCATGGGCAATGACAACTTCACGGCGGCCCCCAGCGGCACTTTCCGCACGCAGGACGGCCACATCAACATCGCGGCCAACAAGCAGGAGCAGTGGGAGGCTGTCTGCGAGGTGCTGGAGGTGCCGGAACTGAAGGCCGACCCCCGGTTCCAGGAGCGGGACACCCGCAAGAAGAACCGCAAGGCCTTGACGCCGCTGCTGGAGGCCCGGCTGATCCAGAAACCTACCGGCTTCTGGGTCATGGAACTGAATGCGAAGGATGTTCCGAGTGGCGAGATTCTCGGGCTGGAGGAGGCCTTGCGGCAGCCGCAGATCGCACATCGCGGCGTGCTCCAGAAGGTGCAGGCCGAAGGTGTCGGTGAGATCGAGGTCTTCGGCCTGACAGCGCTGTTCGAGAAGACCCCCGGTTCTGTGGATGCGCCACCGCCTGCGCTGGGCGAGCACAATGCCGAGGTCTACGGGCATCTCGGGCTTGGTACATCCGATCTGGCTGAGTTGAAAACCAAAGGTGTCATCTGA
- a CDS encoding hydroxymethylglutaryl-CoA lyase, with amino-acid sequence MDRILIHEVGPRDGLQVEATVVPTDVKLDWIRRAADSGVDIVQVGSFVRGDKVPQMADTDDLFRILVKEDHHALLSGLVLNEKGLERALEVGVPLICLGVSASETHSRKNTGMGTEDAQRRIIATALAAKQAGRKVQVSVQSAFGCGFEGSIPEDRVMGIVAAYLEAGLTSISLADTAGHSHPDQVRRYVQKVLELHPAAEITAHIHNTYGLGMASVYAAMDAGAKAIETSFGGLGGCPFTKVAAGNVATEDLVHGLQRMGLRTDIDLAALIGVAKDVSTHLGRDLPGCVHKTGPITAKVTA; translated from the coding sequence ATGGATCGCATCCTCATCCACGAAGTCGGCCCCCGCGATGGCCTCCAGGTCGAAGCCACGGTGGTGCCCACGGATGTGAAGCTCGACTGGATCCGTCGCGCGGCGGATTCAGGGGTGGACATCGTCCAGGTGGGCTCCTTCGTGCGGGGCGACAAGGTGCCCCAGATGGCGGACACGGACGACCTCTTCCGCATCCTCGTGAAGGAGGACCACCACGCCCTGCTGTCCGGCCTGGTGCTCAACGAGAAGGGGCTGGAGCGGGCCCTGGAGGTGGGCGTGCCGCTCATCTGCCTGGGCGTCTCCGCCTCCGAGACCCACAGCCGCAAGAACACGGGGATGGGTACCGAGGACGCCCAGCGGCGCATCATCGCCACGGCGCTGGCGGCGAAGCAGGCGGGCCGCAAGGTGCAGGTCAGCGTCCAGAGCGCCTTCGGCTGCGGCTTCGAGGGATCCATCCCCGAGGACCGCGTCATGGGCATCGTGGCGGCCTACCTGGAAGCTGGGCTCACCTCCATCAGCCTCGCGGACACGGCCGGGCACTCGCACCCTGACCAGGTCCGGCGCTATGTGCAGAAGGTGCTGGAGCTCCACCCGGCCGCAGAGATCACGGCCCACATCCACAACACCTACGGTCTGGGCATGGCCAGCGTCTACGCCGCCATGGACGCCGGCGCCAAGGCCATCGAGACCAGCTTCGGCGGTCTGGGCGGCTGCCCCTTCACCAAGGTGGCGGCGGGCAACGTGGCCACTGAAGACCTGGTCCACGGCCTCCAGCGCATGGGCCTGCGCACGGACATCGACCTCGCCGCCCTCATCGGCGTGGCGAAGGATGTATCCACTCACCTGGGCCGGGATCTGCCGGGTTGCGTCCACAAGACCGGCCCCATCACTGCGAAGGTGACGGCATGA
- a CDS encoding isocitrate/isopropylmalate dehydrogenase family protein, which yields MSQFNIAWLPGDGVGVEVMEAARICLDALKFDATYTHGDIGWEFWCKEGESFPQRTIDLLKNSHAAMFGAITSKPVKDAEAELVPELKGKGLIYRSPIVRMRQMFDLYTCLRPCKAYLGNPLNYKEDIDMVIFRENTEDLYAGVEFSPVPDELKATLKKLSKPFAHFADIPGDQFAITCKVNTQKGCDRIIRAAFEYAKTFGYPKVTVIHKANVVRATEGMFLETGKRIAKEYPGIAMDDANVDAITMWMLKNPKNYGVMVATNLFGDIVSDLAAQMVGGLGFGCSGNIGEKLAVFEPSHGSAPKYAGQYKVNPIATILAAKMMLDWLGETEKGSRLEKAVAAVIAEGQVRTYDMGGSASTLDMGEAIARKL from the coding sequence ATGAGCCAGTTCAACATCGCGTGGTTGCCCGGCGACGGCGTGGGCGTCGAGGTCATGGAGGCGGCCAGGATCTGCCTCGATGCGCTGAAGTTCGACGCCACCTACACCCACGGCGACATCGGCTGGGAGTTCTGGTGCAAGGAGGGCGAGTCCTTTCCCCAGCGCACCATCGACCTGCTGAAGAACAGCCACGCCGCCATGTTCGGTGCCATCACCTCCAAGCCCGTGAAGGACGCCGAGGCGGAGCTTGTGCCCGAGCTCAAGGGCAAGGGCCTCATCTACCGCAGCCCCATCGTCCGCATGCGGCAGATGTTCGACCTCTACACCTGCCTGCGGCCGTGCAAGGCCTACCTCGGCAATCCCCTGAACTACAAGGAAGACATCGACATGGTGATCTTCCGCGAGAACACCGAGGATCTCTATGCCGGCGTGGAATTCAGCCCCGTTCCGGACGAGCTGAAGGCGACCCTGAAGAAGCTGAGCAAGCCCTTCGCCCACTTTGCCGACATCCCCGGAGACCAGTTCGCCATCACCTGCAAGGTGAACACACAGAAGGGCTGCGACCGCATCATCCGTGCCGCCTTCGAATACGCCAAGACCTTCGGCTACCCCAAGGTCACGGTCATCCACAAGGCCAACGTGGTGCGCGCCACGGAAGGCATGTTCCTGGAGACGGGCAAGCGCATCGCGAAGGAGTACCCGGGCATCGCGATGGATGACGCCAATGTGGATGCCATCACCATGTGGATGCTGAAGAACCCGAAGAACTACGGCGTGATGGTGGCGACGAACCTGTTCGGCGACATCGTGAGCGACCTGGCGGCCCAGATGGTGGGCGGCCTGGGCTTCGGCTGCTCCGGCAACATCGGCGAGAAGCTGGCGGTGTTCGAGCCCAGCCATGGCAGTGCGCCCAAGTACGCCGGCCAGTACAAGGTGAACCCCATCGCCACCATCCTCGCCGCGAAGATGATGCTCGACTGGCTGGGCGAGACGGAGAAGGGCTCGCGCCTCGAGAAGGCCGTGGCCGCTGTCATCGCCGAAGGCCAGGTGCGCACCTACGACATGGGCGGCAGCGCCTCGACCCTCGACATGGGCGAGGCGATCGCGCGCAAGCTCTGA
- the polA gene encoding DNA polymerase I, translated as MSEDRLYLIDTFAFIFRAYFANPRLKNGAAYTFTRLVLQLLEKHQPTHIACVFDMPGPTFRHELYPEYKANRAEMPEDLRPQIPMIRQLVEALNIPIVELSGYEADDVMGTLARESAAHGLPAVIVSPDKDLLQLVDDDLKIQVLNTKDGEIWHDREGVKSRMGVWPEQVVDFLSLVGDASDNVKGVPGIGEKGAALLLEKHGSLDGVIAAKADLKPKQREGLEAAGEWLDLTKRLVTVVTDLDLPLHPKDLVYPGVDEARARETFKALGFQTLTKEFTQSAQEAGSARKYRAAATVADLVAAVAACRAAGRFGLDTETTSIDPTRGHIVGLSLAWATNEGLYVPLAHLKPATADTEGSLPGLLPDSGLPDSLLDLRGEAGTFFAELASHLDPRNIPFAEARRVLAPLFADPAVGKCGQNLKYDLQVLARHGMPVAGLADDSMVLSFLLESGVRHNLDDLSVRLLDVKPIAFEEVVGKGKAQKRFDEAEFEHAVQYAAEDADLALQLCDKLRAKLTDDRLKQLYEEVDLPLVDVLAALEGHGVRLDLNVLSQLAVRMQGERKRAEARVLELAGEPFNLNSPTQLGGILFGKLGFKPVKYTGKTKAPSTDEDVLQELAEKQGAEIAQELLRHRQMVKLLGTYVEALPQMVNPVTGRVHTRLHQAAVASGRLASSDPNLQNIPIRTEEGRAIRGAFVPEPGWVLLDADYSQIELRVVAALAEDPVLLGAFAAGEDIHRRTASEVFNVPMDQVTSEQRSASKAVNFGLLYGQGAFALAANIGVSQKEAKAFIERYFERMPKVAAWIEGAKEKALAEGLVRTHWGRIRRIPELESPNKQFQAQGLREAVNTIVQGTAADLMRRAMVRLHRSLQASGLQARLLLQVHDELLMEAPPEEVERASALLKEAMEGADDLGPLGVKLAAEVRTGDSWLACK; from the coding sequence ATGTCCGAAGACCGCCTCTACCTGATCGACACCTTCGCTTTCATTTTTCGCGCCTACTTCGCCAACCCCCGGCTGAAGAACGGCGCGGCGTACACCTTCACGCGGCTGGTGCTCCAGCTGCTGGAGAAGCACCAGCCCACGCACATCGCCTGCGTGTTCGACATGCCGGGGCCCACCTTCCGGCACGAGCTCTATCCCGAGTACAAGGCCAACCGCGCCGAAATGCCCGAGGATCTGCGCCCGCAGATCCCCATGATCCGGCAGCTGGTGGAGGCCCTGAACATCCCCATCGTGGAGCTGTCGGGCTACGAGGCGGACGACGTCATGGGCACCCTGGCCCGGGAATCGGCGGCCCACGGCCTGCCGGCGGTCATCGTCAGCCCGGACAAGGACCTGCTGCAGCTGGTGGACGACGACCTGAAGATCCAGGTGCTGAACACCAAGGACGGCGAGATCTGGCACGACCGCGAGGGCGTGAAGAGCCGCATGGGTGTGTGGCCTGAGCAGGTGGTGGACTTCCTCAGCCTGGTGGGCGATGCCTCCGACAATGTGAAGGGCGTCCCCGGCATCGGCGAGAAGGGCGCGGCCCTGCTGCTGGAGAAGCACGGCAGTCTGGACGGCGTCATCGCCGCCAAGGCCGACCTGAAGCCCAAGCAGCGGGAGGGGCTCGAGGCCGCCGGGGAGTGGCTGGACCTCACCAAGCGCCTGGTCACGGTGGTGACGGACCTGGACTTGCCTCTGCACCCCAAGGATCTCGTCTATCCGGGCGTGGACGAGGCCAGGGCCCGGGAGACCTTCAAGGCCCTGGGCTTCCAGACCCTCACCAAGGAGTTCACCCAGAGCGCCCAGGAGGCGGGCAGCGCCCGGAAATACCGGGCCGCGGCCACCGTGGCGGACCTGGTAGCCGCCGTGGCCGCCTGCCGCGCCGCTGGGCGGTTCGGCCTCGATACGGAGACCACGAGCATCGACCCCACCCGCGGCCACATTGTGGGCCTCAGCCTGGCCTGGGCGACCAATGAGGGCCTCTATGTCCCGCTGGCGCACCTGAAGCCGGCCACGGCCGATACGGAAGGCTCCCTGCCTGGGCTCCTGCCGGACTCGGGTCTGCCGGACTCGCTGCTGGACCTCCGGGGGGAGGCAGGCACCTTCTTCGCAGAGTTGGCGTCCCACCTGGATCCGCGCAATATCCCGTTCGCAGAGGCCCGGCGGGTCCTGGCGCCGCTGTTCGCCGATCCGGCCGTGGGCAAGTGCGGCCAGAACCTCAAGTACGACCTCCAGGTGCTGGCCCGCCATGGGATGCCCGTGGCAGGGCTGGCCGATGACAGCATGGTGCTGAGCTTCCTGCTGGAGAGCGGGGTCCGCCACAACCTGGATGACCTGTCCGTGCGCCTGCTGGACGTGAAGCCCATCGCCTTCGAGGAGGTGGTGGGGAAGGGCAAGGCCCAGAAGCGCTTCGATGAGGCCGAGTTCGAACACGCGGTGCAGTACGCCGCCGAGGATGCGGATCTGGCTCTGCAGCTCTGCGACAAGCTGCGGGCAAAGCTCACGGATGATCGTCTGAAGCAGCTCTACGAAGAGGTGGACCTGCCCCTCGTGGATGTGCTCGCCGCCCTGGAGGGCCACGGCGTCCGCCTGGACTTGAATGTCCTTTCCCAACTCGCCGTACGCATGCAGGGCGAGCGCAAGCGCGCGGAGGCCCGCGTCCTCGAGCTGGCCGGCGAGCCCTTCAACCTCAACAGCCCCACCCAGCTGGGCGGCATCCTCTTCGGCAAGCTGGGCTTCAAGCCCGTGAAGTACACCGGCAAGACCAAGGCGCCCAGCACGGACGAGGATGTGCTCCAGGAACTGGCGGAAAAACAGGGGGCCGAGATCGCGCAGGAGCTGCTGCGCCACCGCCAGATGGTGAAGCTGCTGGGCACCTATGTGGAGGCGCTGCCCCAGATGGTGAACCCCGTCACAGGCCGGGTGCACACGCGGCTGCATCAGGCGGCCGTGGCGTCGGGACGGCTGGCCTCCAGTGATCCCAACCTCCAGAACATCCCCATCCGAACGGAGGAGGGTCGCGCCATCCGCGGCGCCTTTGTGCCCGAGCCCGGTTGGGTGTTGCTGGACGCCGACTACAGCCAGATCGAGCTGCGGGTGGTGGCGGCCCTGGCCGAGGATCCGGTGCTGCTGGGCGCCTTCGCGGCCGGCGAGGACATCCACCGCCGCACGGCGTCGGAAGTCTTCAATGTGCCCATGGACCAGGTCACCTCGGAGCAGCGCAGCGCGTCCAAGGCTGTCAACTTCGGTCTGCTCTACGGCCAGGGGGCCTTCGCCCTCGCGGCCAACATCGGCGTCAGCCAGAAGGAAGCCAAGGCCTTCATCGAGCGCTACTTCGAGCGCATGCCCAAGGTGGCCGCCTGGATCGAGGGCGCCAAGGAGAAGGCCCTGGCGGAGGGCCTGGTGCGCACCCACTGGGGTCGCATCCGGCGCATCCCCGAGCTGGAGAGCCCCAACAAGCAGTTCCAGGCCCAGGGCCTGCGCGAGGCCGTGAACACCATCGTCCAGGGCACGGCCGCCGACCTCATGCGCCGGGCCATGGTGCGCCTGCACCGCAGCCTCCAGGCCTCGGGGCTCCAGGCGCGGCTGCTGCTCCAGGTCCACGACGAGCTGCTCATGGAGGCGCCGCCGGAAGAAGTGGAGCGTGCCTCGGCCCTGCTGAAGGAGGCCATGGAAGGCGCGGATGACCTGGGTCCTCTCGGCGTGAAGCTGGCAGCGGAAGTGCGCACCGGCGACAGCTGGCTGGCCTGCAAGTGA
- a CDS encoding SDR family oxidoreductase, with product MRNWVLITGCSTGIGRALVPLCRAAGWGVVATARRVETLADLPSGEDLRVLPLDVTDGTSVAAAAAACADLPLKALVNNAGYGQVGPLELLRAEELRVQFETNVIGLHQVTNAFLPLLRREPGARILQVASMLGRLSIPLAGPYNASKHAVVALAESLRLEIGREVAVVLVEPGAIRTEFRETLTKAWGDLPGRARGTRYEAILARYLAVRKQQGERFAMDPARCARKILKALVAERPPRRVVIGRDAFWVGKLKALLPAAWWEAILRRAYGLR from the coding sequence ATGCGGAACTGGGTCCTCATCACAGGTTGCTCGACGGGTATCGGGCGGGCACTGGTACCGCTCTGCCGCGCGGCGGGCTGGGGCGTGGTGGCCACGGCGCGGCGGGTGGAGACGCTGGCGGACCTACCTTCGGGCGAGGACCTCCGTGTGCTCCCTCTCGATGTCACCGACGGAACCAGCGTCGCCGCCGCGGCCGCCGCCTGCGCGGATCTGCCCCTCAAGGCCCTGGTCAACAACGCCGGCTACGGCCAGGTGGGCCCCCTTGAACTCCTACGCGCGGAGGAACTCCGCGTGCAGTTCGAGACCAATGTCATCGGCCTCCACCAAGTGACCAACGCCTTCCTGCCCCTGCTGCGGCGGGAACCCGGGGCCCGGATCCTTCAGGTGGCCTCCATGCTGGGGCGGCTGTCCATCCCGCTGGCGGGCCCCTACAACGCCTCCAAGCATGCGGTGGTGGCCCTGGCGGAGAGCCTGCGGCTGGAGATCGGCCGGGAGGTGGCCGTGGTGCTTGTGGAACCTGGCGCCATCCGGACGGAATTCCGGGAAACCCTGACGAAGGCCTGGGGCGACCTGCCCGGGCGGGCCCGCGGCACGCGCTACGAGGCCATCCTCGCCCGCTACCTGGCGGTGCGGAAGCAGCAGGGCGAGCGCTTCGCCATGGATCCCGCGCGCTGCGCCCGGAAGATCCTGAAGGCCCTGGTGGCCGAGCGTCCCCCGCGGCGCGTGGTCATCGGTCGGGACGCCTTCTGGGTGGGCAAGCTGAAGGCCCTCCTGCCCGCGGCCTGGTGGGAGGCGATCCTGCGCCGGGCCTATGGACTGAGGTGA
- the ispH gene encoding 4-hydroxy-3-methylbut-2-enyl diphosphate reductase: protein MKVIVAKTAGFCWGVKRAMDAVLEASVRNDGRTVQTLGPLIHNPQALELIGRRGVAVAEAPDKVQAGTVVIRAHGIPIQDLRGLKERQAKGELKIVNATCPEVAKVHHKIKKWSPKGYFTVILGSHGHAESVAHRSFADSGSLIVSNMAEAEALTDEQLKKVLVVAQTTFTVKDYHTITDYIRTRAVDAVFENTICEDTWMRQDEARELARTVDTVIVVGGKASSNTKHLAELAHHYGKPVQYVETAAELDLRAFTGRETVGVLAGASTPTWLVDEVVDVLEQLGDGPSRWRSFLQAAFGSSSLLATGAAFMTLGVHKWLGLPLGWRYPLLAGTYVLAMYLLTPFLDPLGVGAKGPARARFLERNRKVLLGAGLVALALTLGLSATLGLKALAVAAGASVVGAGYKRRFQLGGRTFSLRNIPGSKDVVVALALATVAVIMPVWQEGRIWDLRAFAAIFLVGVLAFVRTVIYEIRDMQNDQIVGKETLPILMGKSATKAVLVGLLGTLLAGTLWLTFDNRQHGHPLAVALVLVVCAAYPMLYLWLFHERFTAGKHRFELSVDLSFWLVGLLAIV, encoded by the coding sequence ATGAAAGTGATCGTCGCCAAGACCGCCGGTTTCTGTTGGGGCGTGAAGCGCGCCATGGACGCGGTGCTGGAGGCCTCGGTGCGCAACGATGGCCGCACCGTGCAGACGCTGGGTCCGCTCATCCACAATCCCCAGGCGCTCGAGCTCATCGGCAGGCGGGGTGTGGCCGTGGCGGAGGCGCCGGACAAGGTGCAGGCGGGCACGGTGGTGATCCGCGCCCACGGCATCCCCATCCAGGACCTGCGGGGCCTCAAGGAGCGCCAGGCCAAGGGCGAGCTGAAGATCGTCAACGCCACCTGTCCCGAGGTGGCCAAGGTCCACCACAAGATCAAGAAGTGGAGCCCCAAGGGCTACTTCACGGTGATCCTGGGCAGCCATGGCCATGCAGAGAGTGTGGCCCACCGCAGCTTCGCGGACAGCGGCAGCCTCATCGTGTCGAACATGGCCGAGGCCGAGGCCCTGACGGACGAGCAGCTCAAGAAGGTGCTGGTGGTGGCCCAGACCACTTTCACGGTGAAGGACTACCACACCATCACCGACTACATCCGGACCCGCGCCGTGGATGCCGTGTTCGAGAACACCATCTGCGAGGACACCTGGATGCGCCAGGATGAGGCTCGGGAGCTGGCCCGGACGGTCGACACGGTCATCGTCGTGGGCGGCAAGGCCTCCAGCAACACCAAGCACCTGGCCGAGCTGGCGCATCACTATGGCAAGCCCGTACAGTACGTCGAAACCGCCGCGGAACTGGATCTCCGGGCGTTCACCGGCCGCGAGACCGTGGGCGTGCTGGCCGGCGCCTCCACCCCCACCTGGCTGGTGGATGAGGTGGTGGACGTGCTGGAGCAGCTGGGCGACGGTCCCAGCCGCTGGCGCAGCTTCCTCCAGGCGGCCTTCGGCAGCTCGTCGCTGCTGGCCACGGGGGCGGCCTTCATGACCCTCGGCGTGCACAAGTGGCTGGGCCTGCCCCTGGGCTGGCGCTACCCGCTCCTGGCGGGAACCTACGTGCTGGCCATGTACCTGCTGACCCCCTTCCTGGACCCGCTGGGGGTCGGCGCCAAGGGCCCGGCCCGGGCGCGGTTCCTGGAGCGCAACCGCAAGGTGCTGCTGGGCGCGGGCCTGGTGGCCCTGGCCCTCACCCTGGGACTCTCGGCCACGCTGGGCCTTAAGGCCCTGGCCGTGGCGGCGGGCGCCTCCGTGGTGGGCGCTGGCTACAAGCGGCGCTTCCAACTGGGCGGGCGCACCTTCAGCCTGCGGAACATCCCGGGTTCCAAGGACGTGGTGGTGGCCCTGGCCCTGGCCACGGTGGCCGTCATCATGCCCGTCTGGCAGGAGGGCCGGATCTGGGACCTCCGCGCGTTCGCGGCCATCTTCCTCGTGGGCGTCCTGGCCTTCGTCCGCACGGTGATCTACGAGATCCGGGACATGCAGAACGACCAGATCGTGGGGAAGGAGACCCTGCCGATCCTCATGGGCAAGTCGGCCACCAAGGCGGTGCTGGTGGGGCTCCTTGGGACGCTGCTCGCCGGCACCCTCTGGCTCACCTTCGACAACCGCCAGCATGGGCACCCCCTGGCTGTGGCCCTGGTCCTGGTGGTCTGCGCGGCCTATCCGATGCTGTACCTCTGGCTGTTCCACGAGCGGTTCACCGCCGGGAAACACCGCTTCGAGCTGAGCGTGGACCTGAGCTTCTGGCTGGTGGGTTTGCTGGCCATCGTGTAG
- a CDS encoding prohibitin family protein, producing the protein MVLIALLLFVVGALAWRWKTKVGYPLSARLIIVQWVGLGLGVVVLLASMAVIVPPGQAGIQVLFGKVNNEPLPSGLHFINPFAQVVEMEVRTRNYTMSTVADEGQKRGDDSISVITSDGLTVKLDATIFYSLQQARLPEIYRTIGPDVEDRIVRSEIRASLRDAAASLSATELYTSKRQAFVEQVSKTLKAAFEARGISLEQMLLRNVILPDQITKSINDKISADQDAQKMAFVLQKEKQEAERKRIEAEGQAKAQQIVSQSLTPQIIEYQRIQALRDIGAKGNLIITPMGGATPMIQVPARK; encoded by the coding sequence GTGGTCCTCATCGCTCTGCTGCTGTTCGTCGTAGGTGCCCTGGCTTGGCGATGGAAGACCAAGGTCGGGTATCCCCTGTCCGCCCGTCTGATCATCGTGCAGTGGGTGGGGCTGGGCTTGGGTGTGGTCGTCCTGCTGGCCTCCATGGCGGTCATCGTGCCCCCGGGGCAGGCGGGGATCCAGGTGCTGTTCGGCAAGGTGAACAATGAGCCCCTGCCTTCAGGTCTCCACTTCATCAATCCCTTCGCCCAGGTGGTGGAGATGGAAGTCCGCACCCGGAACTACACCATGTCGACCGTTGCCGACGAGGGCCAGAAGCGGGGTGATGATTCCATCTCGGTCATCACCAGTGATGGCCTCACCGTGAAGCTGGACGCCACCATCTTCTACTCGCTCCAGCAGGCGCGCCTGCCGGAGATCTACCGCACCATCGGACCCGATGTGGAGGACCGGATCGTGCGCAGCGAGATCCGCGCCAGCCTGCGGGACGCCGCCGCGAGCCTGTCTGCCACCGAGCTCTATACTTCCAAACGCCAGGCGTTCGTGGAACAGGTGTCGAAGACGCTCAAGGCGGCCTTCGAGGCCCGGGGCATCTCCCTGGAGCAGATGCTGCTCCGCAATGTCATCCTGCCGGACCAGATCACCAAGTCCATCAACGACAAGATCAGCGCGGACCAGGATGCCCAGAAGATGGCCTTCGTGCTCCAGAAGGAGAAGCAGGAGGCCGAGCGCAAGCGCATCGAAGCCGAAGGCCAGGCCAAGGCCCAGCAGATCGTGAGCCAGAGCCTGACGCCCCAGATCATCGAGTACCAGCGCATCCAGGCCCTGCGGGACATCGGCGCCAAGGGCAACCTGATCATCACCCCCATGGGCGGCGCCACGCCCATGATCCAGGTCCCGGCCCGGAAGTAG